The following coding sequences lie in one Thermosulfuriphilus ammonigenes genomic window:
- a CDS encoding V-type ATP synthase subunit E, translating to MLIGGEIELLCHAIKEEAQREAEKILLEARTRSEAELKDIQERIQRELEEESQRQRAEAHFQAQKIIDAAELAARKTIVATRETIVREAMEELQRALKDIRHHPEYKSFMERALKEAMDALPGKNFIVRFNPEDQRFERRLKELAQKRGASIDLEKDPHISGGLQVYTADGRILYDNTVEARLQRLKETIQRQIWEGVREGG from the coding sequence AAAAGAAGAAGCCCAGCGTGAGGCGGAAAAGATCCTTCTTGAAGCCCGCACCAGATCCGAAGCGGAGCTGAAGGACATTCAGGAAAGGATCCAACGGGAACTTGAAGAAGAAAGCCAACGTCAAAGAGCCGAGGCCCATTTTCAAGCTCAAAAGATTATCGACGCCGCCGAGCTGGCGGCTAGAAAGACGATCGTTGCCACCAGAGAGACCATAGTTCGCGAGGCCATGGAGGAACTGCAGAGGGCCTTAAAAGACATCCGCCACCATCCAGAATACAAATCCTTTATGGAAAGGGCCTTAAAAGAGGCCATGGATGCCCTTCCGGGGAAGAATTTTATAGTCAGATTTAATCCAGAAGACCAAAGATTTGAGAGACGACTTAAGGAACTGGCCCAAAAGAGGGGAGCAAGCATAGACCTTGAGAAAGATCCCCACATAAGCGGTGGTCTTCAGGTTTATACTGCTGATGGCCGCATCCTTTATGACAACACGGTTGAGGCCCGTCTCCAGCGACTCAAGGAGACAATCCAGCGCCAAATCTGGGAGGGCGTCCGTGAGGGAGGCTAA